In one Grus americana isolate bGruAme1 chromosome 1, bGruAme1.mat, whole genome shotgun sequence genomic region, the following are encoded:
- the MRPL39 gene encoding 39S ribosomal protein L39, mitochondrial isoform X2 has product MRNELFTKEKERQLSLYPRIEKIEVKYTGKSHPGSVFVMNKALSTPYNCAMHLSEWHCKKSVLALVDGEVWDMYRPLTKSCEIQFLTFKDEDPEEVNKAYWRSCAMMMACVLKRAFKDEYSVTLIKAPEVPVISGAFCYDVILDNRLNDWKPTNDNFSSLTRDAGKLIHKDLPFETLHVEAKVAREMFQHNRYKMEMIEQKASQNTEGIVTLHRFGDFVDVSEGPHIPRTSFCFQYAITAAHNLQTNQSDLIRRFQGVSLPIHLKAHHTVWHKLLERSKKLVTEEKYLEAATEHHEAKDGTEEGKTLSI; this is encoded by the exons ATGCGTAATGAGCTCTTCaccaaagagaaagagaggcagTTGTCGCTTTATCCACGGATTGAGAAAATTGAAGTAAAGTACACTGGGAAATCGCACCCTGGCAGTGTGTTTGTAATGAACAAAGCTTTGTCTACTCCGTACAATTGTGCCATGC ACTTAAGTGAATGGCACTGCAAGAAGTCTGTTCTAGCTCTTGTGGATGGTGAAGTCTGGGATATGTATAGACCCTTGACCAAATCATGCGAAATTCAATTCCTTACTTTCAAAGATGAAGATCCAGAGGAAGTAAACAAG GCCTATTGGCGTTCATGTGCCATGATGATGGCATGTGTGTTAAAGCGGGCATTCAAAGATGAGTACTCAGTGACTCTGATTAAAGCTCCAGAAGTGCCAG TGATCTCTGGAGCTTTCTGTTATGATGTAATTTTGGACAATAGACTGAATGACTGGAAACCAACAAAC GACAACTTCTCCTCTCTTACAAGGGATGCCGGAAAGCTAATTCATAAAGACCTGCCATTTGAAACACTGCATGTTGAAGCAAAAGTAGCACGTGAAATGTTTCAGCATAACAG ATACAAGATGGAGATGATAGAACAAAAAGCTTCTCAGAATACAGAGGGAATTGTAACATTACATAG GTTTGGTGACTTTGTAGATGTTAGTGAAGGCCCTCATATTCCAAGGACAAGTTTCTGTTTCCAGTATGCAATAACAGCAGCCCATAATCTTCAGACTAACCAATCTGACTTGATAAGGAGGTTCCAGGGTGTATCCCTGCCAATTCATTTGAAG GCTCACCACACCGTGTGGCACAAACTGCTGGAACGATCGAAGAAACTG
- the MRPL39 gene encoding 39S ribosomal protein L39, mitochondrial isoform X1, which translates to MAARWAGRWLRGGREGCRFISTPTVSRLTSDEVIQMRNELFTKEKERQLSLYPRIEKIEVKYTGKSHPGSVFVMNKALSTPYNCAMHLSEWHCKKSVLALVDGEVWDMYRPLTKSCEIQFLTFKDEDPEEVNKAYWRSCAMMMACVLKRAFKDEYSVTLIKAPEVPVISGAFCYDVILDNRLNDWKPTNDNFSSLTRDAGKLIHKDLPFETLHVEAKVAREMFQHNRYKMEMIEQKASQNTEGIVTLHRFGDFVDVSEGPHIPRTSFCFQYAITAAHNLQTNQSDLIRRFQGVSLPIHLKAHHTVWHKLLERSKKLVTEEKYLEAATEHHEAKDGTEEGKTLSI; encoded by the exons ATGGCGGCGCGCTGGGCCGGCCGCTGGCTGCGAGGCGGGCGGGAGGGGTGCA GATTCATCTCCACCCCAACTGTTTCTCGACTCACATCAGATGAAGTGATTCAGATGCGTAATGAGCTCTTCaccaaagagaaagagaggcagTTGTCGCTTTATCCACGGATTGAGAAAATTGAAGTAAAGTACACTGGGAAATCGCACCCTGGCAGTGTGTTTGTAATGAACAAAGCTTTGTCTACTCCGTACAATTGTGCCATGC ACTTAAGTGAATGGCACTGCAAGAAGTCTGTTCTAGCTCTTGTGGATGGTGAAGTCTGGGATATGTATAGACCCTTGACCAAATCATGCGAAATTCAATTCCTTACTTTCAAAGATGAAGATCCAGAGGAAGTAAACAAG GCCTATTGGCGTTCATGTGCCATGATGATGGCATGTGTGTTAAAGCGGGCATTCAAAGATGAGTACTCAGTGACTCTGATTAAAGCTCCAGAAGTGCCAG TGATCTCTGGAGCTTTCTGTTATGATGTAATTTTGGACAATAGACTGAATGACTGGAAACCAACAAAC GACAACTTCTCCTCTCTTACAAGGGATGCCGGAAAGCTAATTCATAAAGACCTGCCATTTGAAACACTGCATGTTGAAGCAAAAGTAGCACGTGAAATGTTTCAGCATAACAG ATACAAGATGGAGATGATAGAACAAAAAGCTTCTCAGAATACAGAGGGAATTGTAACATTACATAG GTTTGGTGACTTTGTAGATGTTAGTGAAGGCCCTCATATTCCAAGGACAAGTTTCTGTTTCCAGTATGCAATAACAGCAGCCCATAATCTTCAGACTAACCAATCTGACTTGATAAGGAGGTTCCAGGGTGTATCCCTGCCAATTCATTTGAAG GCTCACCACACCGTGTGGCACAAACTGCTGGAACGATCGAAGAAACTG